In Trichomycterus rosablanca isolate fTriRos1 chromosome 4, fTriRos1.hap1, whole genome shotgun sequence, one DNA window encodes the following:
- the gpr25 gene encoding G-protein coupled receptor 15 → MLLNRLSLHCQPDAQLASSTQMALFNSTMEDMTAATDNYYYDFTFTDVPTSTNYTSASVDEQLLFKSDIYLPMLYFMIFFAGSTGNLFVIMVIGKRPKRSGRLVDTFVLNLALADLIFVFTLPLWAVSAGQHNQWHFGSWLCKISSYIITVNRFSNIFFLTCMSIDRYLAIVRLMDSHVLRKSKCIHLTCAVIWGVSLVLGTPTLIYRRLKTYQNAPVCVDDLTSSFYQGMILLTSSLTFVVPVMIIVMCYGSMLVTLQRHCNTAGNTRAKARRRQSLKIVFTIILAFLVSWLPYNVFKSIQVIAKISDLDLHEDTQKYLARGLILSSCLAFLNSCVNPFIYLFLDSHFRLSAARQCQTCLGVKDVQRDNMSSNSNASNATLESGGSTQSRGRLFSLTRKE, encoded by the coding sequence ATGTTACTTAATAGGCTTTCCTTGCACTGCCAGCCAGATGCACAGTTGGCAAGCAGCACTCAGATGGCACTGTTTAATAGCACAATGGAAGACATGACAGCAGCGACAGACAACTACTATTATGACTTCACTTTTACAGACGTTCCAACATCAACCAATTATACGTCAGCATCAGTGGACGAACAGTTGCTCTTCAAGTCTGACATCTACCTTCCGATGCTGTActtcatgattttttttgctggctCTACTGGGAACCTGTTTGTCATAATGGTCATTGGTAAAAGACCCAAGAGGAGTGGACGTTTGGTGGACACTTTTGTGCTGAATCTGGCTTTGGCTGACCTTATCTTTGTCTTCACTCTTCCTTTGTGGGCCGTCTCGGCTGGGCAGCATAACCAGTGGCACTTCGGAAGCTGGTTGTGCAAGATCAGCAGCTACATTATCACGGTCAACCGCTTTTCCAACATCTTTTTCCTAACCTGCATGAGTATCGATCGTTATCTGGCTATTGTGCGTCTCATGGACTCGCACGTTCTGAGGAAGAGCAAGTGTATACACCTGACCTGTGCAGTGATATGGGGAGTGTCTTTAGTCCTGGGCACGCCGACGCTAATCTATCGAAGGCTGAAGACATATCAGAATGCTCCTGTGTGTGTAGACGACCTGACGTCGTCATTCTACCAAGGCATGATCCTGCTCACAAGCTCCCTGACCTTTGTAGTGCCTGTGATGATCATCGTCATGTGTTACGGCTCGATGCTGGTCACCCTGCAGCGCCACTGCAACACTGCCGGAAATACACGTGCCAAAGCTCGACGCCGACAGTCCCTCAAGATCGTCTTCACCATTATTTTAGCCTTTCTGGTGTCATGGCTGCCTTACAACGTGTTCAAAAGCATCCAGGTTATAGCCAAGATTAGTGATCTCGACCTTCATGAAGACACACAGAAGTATCTGGCTAGAGGACTCATCCTCTCCTCCTGTCTGGCTTTTCTTAACAGCTGTGTGAATCCGTTCATTTACCTGTTTCTGGATTCGCATTTCAGACTCAGTGCTGCCAGACAGTGTCAGACTTGCTTAGGTGTGAAAGATGTACAAAGGGACAACATGTCTTCCAACTCGAATGCTTCGAATGCTACTTTAGAGAGTGGGGGAAGTACACAAAGCCGTGGCCGCCTCTTCTCCCTTACTCGGAAGGAATAA